DNA sequence from the Cyprinus carpio isolate SPL01 chromosome B13, ASM1834038v1, whole genome shotgun sequence genome:
aatatctccttttttgtttcacagaagaaagaaatgcatgaggatgagtaatatAAATGACAGAATTGAGTGATATGAGTCTTATAaaggacatttttaactttaatcatttttattttaatttttttttttttttgagcagcaaatcagcatattagactgattactgaaggatcatgtgacactgaaataatgacgcatcacaggaataaattaaattatattaatgtataaaacatatacttattttaaattgtaatcatttttaactaatagcttttactgtatttttaagactTGGTGAACATATGCAACTTCTTATTAAAACATCAATCCCACATATCTGAACACTTTTTTGAGCCTTTTTAACCtatttttacataatgttttcCTAAATGAGTCTgctttatttctataaaataatattactttatttctaTAAAATTGCTAGGGACCGTGTATATCTAAAAAGACACCTTCAACTACAACCGCTCTTCCTTCTCACCTGTATTTCATTCTTGCTGACATTTTGGATTTTTGTAAGCATATACATACTGaaccataattaataaaaaaaaaaggaaaatattttgagCATAAAAGGATACAGAGGATGGTGGCAGTGATCTGGATAAATGAGGAGACGATGCGTAGAGGGTAGAGGACCCGTTCACATCCAGTCAGCATACATTTACTAGTGAGGGAGGTGAGGATGGTCAtgtacagacacacaaacacaaagctcACAGCAGCACCCAGGTAATGGAGCAACACCAGCTCTGCTGGCTGCAAGAAAACACAGGGAACAAGGTCTATTCATATCTATTTGGTCATTTCActacacactctaaaaaaaggtGTTTCCCACTGATGCCATTTTAGAACCATTGTGGATTTCTCAAAGTACCTTTAagtgaaccttttttttaattaatgtgaaaaacattttaaaaatatatcaaactgTAAAGGACCTTTTGTGTTATGTAAAGTTTCCAAGAATAAAGGTACTTCATAGAACTATGTGAGTACAGTAAGTATTGAGAATGTTTCAGGTAATTCTGTTTTAAACAAGGATACATAATACAGAAGTTTGTGATTTGGTTGTATagtcaaaatgtaattaaatataaaaacaataataaaaaagttacatttgttattaaagcatgtTTATGCATTAAGTTTGTTTTGTGACTCCACCTATGATTGACTTCACATGAATGTTGTCATACAACCTGTTATCTTATATACATGGTTAAGgatctttatttttatctgtgtttttgtttgtttgtttttctcagagTGAAGCCACTGAAAGTAAGGAAAGAGTTAGACTCTTTTGTTAAGGCCATTTCACCTGAGaatgcttttattaaattaatgatttacccaaatatgaaaatctgcaaaaaaatttGCTTACCCTTAGGCCACTTAAGATATAGATCAGTTTGATTTCAAGAAATTTAGCACCACTTGTTCAGCATTGggttctctgcagtgaatgggtgccgtcagaatgagactccaagCTGAtgaaaacaccacaataatcaaTAATTCAGTTAATTAACATTCTGTGAAggcaagtgtgtgtttgtaataaacaaacccattattaaggtgttttaactttaaactgtgaCTTCTGGCCAGAATAagtgtccataatccataataatgcttcgtCTAGTGAAAAACTTaattccctgttgtcctctcacatcaaaatccactgttttggactgttttcactctgtaagtggtgcttgatctgtacatatttctctccagATTAACaggagacaactttttcactggagaaagcaatataatgGATAAAGGATTCTAGTATTTTAGAAACAATGTTTTGAagttgatggatttgtttcttacaaacatgcaggtttttgcttcacaagatgttaattgattgtctggagtcatgtggattacttgtggattattgtgatgtttttatcagctgtttggacactcattctgacggcacccattcactgcagaggatccactggtgagcaactgatgtaatgctaaatttctcaaaatctgttctgatgaagaaacaagctcatctacatcttgaatggtctGGGGGTGAGTTAAAtttcagccaattttcatttttgggtgaactattcctttaagaatttTTGTAGTGATTTGTCAGCGCTTAtacaaaaaaagaagtaaaatcaCTCAAGGGTATTCTACTGTACTTACATTGCAGTTCCCTGCCGTGAAAGCACCCACAGACACCACACAGCCTAAAATCACAGCAATCTTACTGAGAAGCGAATGAACACTGTTCCTGTCCAAGATGTGTGCATGatggaaaacacagaaaatcaGAACTGTGCAGACAAAGAGAAGATGTATTACACAGATTGTCTCTCTTTAAACCACAATACAATTCACTACCATGAgtgataaaaatgatatttaactGAATGCGTTTTGTCAAGATGTGAAACATAATCTGAAAACCCACACAAAAATGAACCAGCATTGATTGTTGCTGTGAAAAGGGAGTTTTCTGGAAAGTTTGTTCCACTTGTGCtgcaaaataagcagaaaatgcCTGTCATTCTTTTGGAATATGAAATGGAAAATAACAGGTGTTTTAGAGGTTAATGTGTTTTGCAGACCTTATGGTGGGAACATTATCCAGGGTGCAGCAAATTCCTGTTTCATTTGGGTGACATGAATTTCTATATTCcctgttacattaaaaaattgttataatGAAACATGCATAACAGAATGATAGCATTAAATACTGCTGGTTGAACTCATCACTTTACCAGTTATTAAGTGAGCAGACATGGTTAAAACTTAATGCAAGTCCGTATCTGTAAAGACAAGAGAACTCTTTACAACACAAATCATTTTGAGTCACTTTGATTCATACATTACACTGTTCggcatcatatttgctgaatgaaatccaatactgGTTTCTTACTAATTTTGTTGTTCTAATTCCAAATGCCTTTTTTGCTGAATCTGTGTGATTCAGATCATTTTGATTTTGACAACCATTTGTAAGGTGAAGAAAGCTTGTATTAACCCTAAATGACCAGAACAACTGCCACAAAGACATGATTCCTGTCTTCCTTTGAGCCAGCTTACTAACTATTTGTTCCATTCACAGCCTATTTATACTCTATAAATGATTCTGGAGAACCTGACAATATTTTATGCCTAATTTATGCCACTCCTTGCAGATTGTaaattaaagtcaagtcaagtcaagtctgctttattgtcaattcttccacatgtacagtacatacatacagataatcgaaattgcgttactctcagacccacagtgcatacagataacactaacagtaaagcctaaaaatctagatcaaatataaaatataagatactatacaataagggaatgtaaaaaatacatataataaaaaataaaaataaagttaaaaaaagcagcgcaaggcacatggcagatagagtgcacaccagtgaacaaacagtgcagatgaaaagatttttagtgcaaaaaaaaattatacattgtgaATActtctttttgtaattaaaacttttgattgcttttgttttttgatagggcattatgtaatgttttattgatatttttaactcGGCACAATCAAATTATAGGCCTTTTTATTtacaaatctcttttttttttcaagtttcagggctatgttttatatatatatatatatatatatatatatatatatatatatatatatatatatatatatatagaccgtgagaaaaaagaaggaaaagaaaaatagtactaaaattagaaaattagtactgtgattttgtgattttatttttctatttagctcTAGTAGAGATGCATTAGGATTGTTTAATAAGTAACACAGAAATCGACGAGCGTTTAACAATGTGTGTGATAATTTATCTTAGATCAGACTCCCCTTCCAGAGAGTAGAAAAGACTGATTTGAGACTCATTGAGTTTTTCTGATCCTGACTTCGGTTACTGAGTTTAAAGTGTAATGTGCCTTGACGCTTATGACATCAGCACTGACATTACTTGCCTCTTGTTGTTGCTTTGTTGTTCAGCTTGTTATGCAACAATCATTTACACGTCAGCACCAatggcataatatatatatttgtgaattatgACTGAAATGTAAATTACGATTAAAACtatgcctatctatctatctatctatctatctatctatctatatagcaTTCTCATAAACAGTGAAgagatataataataacaaaataataataacagtaatgcaAAAATGTTATCAGTAATAAAAGACTGTAAGAAAAATCTCTGAGTTTTAATTGACCATTCATTTGCAATATGTCATTTAAATTGAGAGAAATGGCAAAAAATCTTGTGAACTCACACTGTCCAACACCCGACGAATGAGACGGCACACAGAACAACTGGTAAGATCACCCAAACAGCCATGTTTCTTGGAGAAAGTTGgttcaagaataaaataaagcgCTGATAATCTCAGGAGTGATCCTTCCACGGAGGTCTTGAAAAGCTGACTGACATATCAGCCCCTCAAAAACACGCCAACACGTCCTTCAGCATCTTTCACATTGCTGCTGGCCTTACCGGTTTACCGTCTCTGCTACCAGATGAGCTACATTCTTACATAAATAAGCAGAGGAAGCTTTCCACCACGTCCAGCCACTCCTCTATAAGGTTATCACCTTCTTTAAGAAAAGAGAATATAACAGCCACAAGGCAAGTGTTGAGTCACCTCAGCCTTGTGTTTACTTATGATCCTGAGAGCATGTCATTTaagagcagtgcttcccaaacttTTCAGGTCAAGTTCCACCTTCAATCAAATCAGAACATCTAAGTGTCATCTAGTCACAACAAGGATCCCTCGAAATGTTTAAGCACTAATTTATTCTCTTTGAATGCAGTAGGACTGTCAAAAACAGACAtctatttcaatattttgattgatatcaataaataaatcataggCCTACTGCTGTAAAAGCCTTTTCAGTCCTTTGTGTGGAAGAACCCAAGAGTAACATCATACCTAATCTTGTGAAGCCAGAAGACACATAATGTATGGATtaatatacttcttttaaactaaaaataggaaaagtatgcttttagtttactttttatgtacttctcagaaatgggctttatgtactcctcagaaatatacttaaaatgacatttaagtatacttgacttatacttacaaaaagtctaaatatacttgaactttacttaagtatacttgaagaaaaaaaataaactttaagtatactactttttggaaagggtactttaaaataacatttagaaaGGCTTGCAACATAATTCAAAAGGTTAATATGCATCATGAATTATATAATTAGGGCCTGCATTATATAAATGCAGTCTGTCAGTTCAATGCTTTAATGCCGAATTTAAGACTCTTAATCTGATTGCATCTCAGTccaaataaagacataaattcAACAACCCACATCCTGCATACATTATTAGTCACAATATTTTTATGACCTCAACAGGAAATGTAGACAGCATGTGAGAAACTGACAGGCTGACCATTCCTAACATCTTCCGTGTTATGCAAAAGAGAACGTAAACATAGTTTAATCAGTCATGGATgtgagtgcattttcattttgggctaaTTATAGAGCCCACTAGAGTCCACTTGCGCCtctttttatatttgcatgtCAGGTGCAATGCAGCTGTTTTGTCGTGATTCACTCTTATTTCATATGCATTTCGCCACATGTTTATATAAGcactatatgtatttttaataacgCACATTATTCACTTAACATACACAACGTGGTATTTTTCAGCAGGATAATTATTGTCCGCTCTGGGGTCCTAAATTTCAAAACAATCGAGATGGCGGCGTCTGTAAGATGGA
Encoded proteins:
- the LOC109100789 gene encoding transmembrane protein 150A-like: MAVWVILPVVLCAVSFVGCWTVYGLALSFNHVCSLNNWEYRNSCHPNETGICCTLDNVPTISTSGTNFPENSLFTATINAGSFLFLIFCVFHHAHILDRNSVHSLLSKIAVILGCVVSVGAFTAGNCNPAELVLLHYLGAAVSFVFVCLYMTILTSLTSKCMLTGCERVLYPLRIVSSFIQITATILYGIFFIQEDYFFKHISAVFEWFLCVNLELYELSYSVEFYFFSSSMLSVLLAKKEEKPLILSQC